One window of Suricata suricatta isolate VVHF042 chromosome 6, meerkat_22Aug2017_6uvM2_HiC, whole genome shotgun sequence genomic DNA carries:
- the GCNT4 gene encoding beta-1,3-galactosyl-O-glycosyl-glycoprotein beta-1,6-N-acetylglucosaminyltransferase 4 translates to MKTFKCCFKYPAQQKVFILFLTLWLFSLLKLLNVRRLLFPQRDIYLVEYSLSTSPFVRNRYTNVKNEVRYEVNCSGIYEQAPLEIGKSLEIRRRDIIDLDDEDVVAITSDCDIYQMLRRYHQKPVSREEKSFPIAYSLVVHKDAIMVERLIHTIYNQHNIYCIHYDHKSPDTFKVAMNNLAKCFSNVFIASKIETVQYAHISRLQADLNCLSDLLKSSVQWRYVINLCGQDFPLKSNFELVSELKKLNGANMLETVKPPNSKMERFTYHHELRQVPYEYVKLPVRTNISKEAPPHNIEIFVGSAYFVLSRAFVKYIFNNSLVKDFFAWSKDTYSPDEHFWATLIRVPGIPGEISRSAQDVSDLQSKTRLVKWNYHEGLLYPRCTGSHLRSVCIYGAAELRWLISDGHWFANKFDSKVDPVLIKCLAEKLEEQQREWITLSSKKLFMAKNPIITS, encoded by the coding sequence ATGAAGACATTCAAATGTTGTTTTAAATACCCGGCACAGCAGAaagttttcatcttatttttaactCTCTGGTTGTTCTCCCTGTTGAAGCTTCTAAATGTGAGAAGACTCCTCTTCCCTCAAAGAGACATTTACTTGGTTGAATACTCCCTGAGTACCTCACCTTTTGTAAGAAACAGATACACCAATGTTAAGAATGAAGTCAGGTATGAAGTTAACTGTTCAGGCATCTATGAACAGGCACCTTTGGAAATTGGCAAGAGTCTGGAAATAAGAAGGAGAGACATCATCGACCTGGATGATGAGGACGTCGTGGCAATAACCAGTGATTGTGACATTTATCAGATGCTGAGGAGGTACCATCAAAAGCCTGTTTCAAGGGAGGAAAAGAGCTTCCCGATAGCCTATTCTTTGGTTGTTCATAAAGACGCGATTATGGTTGAAAGACTAATCCATACTATATACAACCAGCACAATATCTACTGCATCCACTATGACCATAAGTCACCTGATACCTTCAAAGTTGCCATGAACAATTTAGCGAAGTGCTTCTCCAATGTTTTCATTGCCTCCAAAATAGAGACAGTACAATATGCACACATTTCCAGGCTCCAGGCCGATTTAAATTGCTTATCAGACCTCCTCAAGTCTTCGGTTCAGTGGAGATATGTTATCAATCTGTGTGGGCAAGATTTTCCTTTGAAGTCCAACTTCGAGTTAGTGTCAGAGCTGAAGAAACTCAATGGGGCCAATATGCTGGAAACAGTAAAACCCCCTAACAGTAAGATGGAAAGATTCACTTATCACCACGAACTAAGACAGGTGCCTTATGAATACGTGAAGCTACCAGTAAGGACAAACATCTCCAAGGAAGCCCCGCCTCATAACATTGAGATCTTTGTTGGCagtgcttattttgttttaagtcgagcgtttgttaaatatattttcaacaacTCCCTCGTTAAAGACTTTTTTGCCTGGTCTAAAGATACATACTCACCGGATGAACATTTTTGGGCCACCTTAATTCGGGTACCAGGAATCCCTGGGGAGATTTCTAGGTCAGCCCAGGATGTGTCTGACTTACAGAGTAAGACCCGCCTTGTCAAGTGGAATTATCACGAAGGCCTCTTGTATCCGCGTTGCACTGGCTCCCACCTTCGAAGTGTGTGTATCTACGGAGCAGCGGAATTAAGGTGGCTTATAAGTGATGGACATTGGTTTGCTAATAAATTTGATTCGAAGGTGGACCCTGTCTTGATTAAATGCCTGGCAGAAAAGCTTGAAGAACAGCAGAGAGAATGGATTACTTTGTCCTCAAAAAAGTTATTTATGGCTAAAAATCCCATAATCACATCATGA